A single window of Lentimicrobiaceae bacterium DNA harbors:
- the mgrA gene encoding L-glyceraldehyde 3-phosphate reductase yields the protein MNKTYSANSERYHKMKYTRCGKSGILLPAISLGLWHNFGFADNYNNAREIIRSAFDQGVTHFDLANNYGPPAGSAEEVFGSILKKDFANYRDEMLITTKAGYDMWDGPYGEWGSRKYLVASLNQSLKRLGLDYVDIFYSHRFDPDTPLEETMMALDFIVKSGKALYAGISNYTAEQTTEALQILKKLGTPCLIHQARYSMIDRTVENGLLDVLDKNGVGFVAYSPLAQGVLTDRYLKGIPSDSRASKAHFLKPEYLTPELIANVGKLNNIAQQRGQSLAQMATAWLLKDHRVTSVIVGVSSVRQLNDNLETLKNVSFSPEEEAKINTILARF from the coding sequence ATGAATAAGACTTATTCAGCAAATAGTGAGCGTTACCATAAAATGAAATACACCCGCTGCGGGAAAAGCGGAATATTGCTTCCAGCCATATCACTTGGCCTGTGGCATAATTTCGGTTTTGCCGACAATTACAACAACGCGCGTGAAATAATTCGCAGCGCTTTCGACCAGGGAGTTACTCATTTTGATTTGGCCAATAATTATGGACCTCCTGCCGGTTCAGCTGAAGAGGTGTTCGGCTCCATCCTGAAAAAAGACTTTGCGAATTACAGGGATGAAATGCTTATCACAACTAAAGCCGGCTATGACATGTGGGATGGGCCTTATGGAGAATGGGGCTCACGCAAGTATCTGGTTGCAAGTTTAAATCAAAGCCTGAAACGCCTGGGACTTGACTATGTTGACATTTTTTATTCTCATAGGTTCGACCCTGACACACCGCTTGAAGAAACCATGATGGCACTTGATTTTATTGTTAAAAGCGGTAAAGCATTGTATGCCGGAATCTCAAATTACACGGCTGAACAAACAACAGAAGCCCTGCAAATATTAAAAAAACTCGGTACGCCATGTCTTATTCATCAGGCAAGGTATTCAATGATTGACAGGACCGTTGAAAACGGCTTGCTTGACGTACTTGACAAAAATGGCGTTGGATTCGTAGCCTACTCTCCGCTGGCCCAGGGTGTGCTAACAGACAGGTATCTGAAAGGAATTCCTTCGGATTCACGTGCATCAAAAGCTCACTTTCTCAAGCCAGAATACTTGACTCCCGAACTTATTGCCAATGTTGGCAAACTCAACAACATTGCCCAGCAAAGAGGCCAAAGTCTTGCTCAAATGGCAACAGCATGGCTGCTGAAAGACCACCGGGTAACCTCGGTAATTGTAGGGGTCAGCTCGGTAAGGCAATTAAACGACAACTTGGAAACGCTAAAAAATGTTTCGTTTTCGCCAGAAGAAGAAGCTAAAATTAACACCATACTTGCCCGTTTTTAA
- a CDS encoding glycoside hydrolase family 5 protein — MKKTIWICTLIASLICLKSEAFGQKVTAWEQCARMGRGVNIIGYDTALWKDHTKGRFKESYFKKIKDAGFSTIRINLFAFSGMDSNYILNPKWLETLDWAVQKGLEAQLMVILDMHEYNAMADDPIAKKEMFMSVWRQLAPRYKNQPENVIFEILNEPNQKLTVDLWNEYLADAIKLIRQTNPDRTLIIGPGNWNGIESLPTLKLPADDRNIIATVHFYQPMPFTHQGAYWTNEFKNLSGIKWTGSAEEKADVETKFKQVYDWSKANDRPIFLGEFGAYDKGDMESRARYTSHVARTAEKFGFSWAYWQFDSDFIVYDIAREAWVEPILNALMNVETK, encoded by the coding sequence ATGAAAAAAACAATTTGGATTTGCACATTAATAGCCAGCCTGATATGCTTAAAAAGTGAAGCATTCGGACAAAAAGTTACAGCCTGGGAACAATGCGCCAGGATGGGAAGAGGTGTAAATATAATCGGTTACGACACCGCGCTCTGGAAAGATCACACAAAGGGCAGGTTTAAAGAATCCTATTTTAAAAAGATTAAAGATGCAGGTTTTTCAACTATCAGAATTAACCTTTTTGCATTTTCAGGCATGGATAGCAACTACATCCTTAACCCAAAATGGCTTGAAACACTTGACTGGGCCGTACAAAAAGGTCTGGAAGCACAACTCATGGTAATTCTCGACATGCATGAATACAATGCCATGGCTGACGACCCCATTGCCAAGAAGGAAATGTTTATGTCGGTATGGAGGCAACTGGCTCCCAGATATAAAAATCAGCCTGAAAATGTTATATTTGAAATTTTAAACGAACCTAATCAGAAACTTACTGTTGATTTATGGAACGAATACCTGGCCGATGCCATTAAGTTGATTAGGCAAACAAATCCTGACAGGACTTTAATTATAGGCCCTGGCAACTGGAATGGCATCGAAAGTTTGCCAACGCTAAAGCTACCTGCCGATGACAGAAACATTATTGCTACTGTTCATTTTTACCAACCTATGCCTTTTACACACCAGGGGGCTTATTGGACCAATGAATTCAAAAACCTCAGCGGTATAAAATGGACTGGCTCAGCAGAGGAAAAAGCTGATGTAGAAACCAAATTTAAACAGGTGTATGATTGGTCAAAAGCAAACGACAGACCCATATTTTTGGGTGAATTCGGCGCTTATGATAAAGGCGACATGGAATCACGGGCACGGTACACTTCACATGTGGCACGGACCGCCGAAAAGTTTGGATTCAGTTGGGCATACTGGCAATTCGACAGCGACTTTATCGTTTATGACATAGCCAGAGAAGCATGGGTTGAACCCATTTTAAATGCTTTAATGAACGTTGAAACAAAATAG